Proteins encoded by one window of Lathyrus oleraceus cultivar Zhongwan6 chromosome 1, CAAS_Psat_ZW6_1.0, whole genome shotgun sequence:
- the LOC127127511 gene encoding uncharacterized protein LOC127127511 isoform X4, translating to MDFFAMKRKKLQSLCKKHGIPANLKNSDMAEKLSLIYKEEKNENPGSRRLRSDVNKSNVEIIVLDSDSDSEVQMEASDTVAEKDSNEKTNVSTEHLLDEEPDQSLTTSPRSEVKSSNHNIHHMVDSAAAMCLDASTAMKHTDEVKSNDLNDIVSHPLRSDEDKSNLEITELDSEKDIDVQMEASDTVAEKDCNERTNVSAEHLLDEEPNQFITTSPLSEVKSSDLNNLESHLLRSDEDKSNLGSTDSGTDVQMEASDTVAEKDCNERTNVSAEHLLDEEPNQFITTSPLSEVKSSDLNNLESHLLRSDEDKSNLGSTDSGTDVQMEVSDTVAEKDCNERTNVSAEHLLDEEPSQFTTTSPISEVKSSDLNSFGSYSGFGNYMMLGDQTSSERTDVHEDTDLHQGSVEQFNKSDVYHCVISQSAKTCLDVNVENILDEVHSSSFEDSDETPVQFLDAEKMVVTGTATRNAYTSGAKFESSQKMSITPASKEIVGSSAKLLNNSVSPRDVVFCNLEESVQIGADKEQVDPSQEKMVEFSPKLFNNPGTPANGGIGLCGLEENLEIGVNKENIDPNEDVIYAEPSAMVMSDNQDVIQAVSEELGNKLMEENLEIGVNKENIDSNEDVIYAEPSAMVMSDNEDVIQAVSEEFRNSLMEDEVANMEDKFDLLGDVHESVNPGGTNSAHGSNIKTALNTYVTGGDILDEVHSSSFEDSDATPVQFPKTDPLRDAETSDLNLHKMFKTATAIKNADTSGVKFESSTKRSLSLTPEKMIGSSTKLLNNSGTPTNFGFCDVEENMQIGISKENIDPNEEVMHEEPSALVMSDNEGLIQAVSEELGNDLTEDEVANVDDKFDLFEDVPGSVNPGSKKNADLNTYVTDGDILDEVHSSSFEDSDVTPVQFLTTDQLREAETSDLDVHKMFETATATKNADASGVKFESSTKMSLNLTPEKVIGSSTKLLNNSGTPTNFGFCDADENLQIGANKEQVDPSQEKTMEFSPKLFNNPETPTNGGTGLWFLEENLEIGVNKENIDPNEDVMHEEPSALVMSDNEDLIHAVSEELGNDLMEDEVANVDDKFDLLEDVPGSVNPVSKKNADLNTYVTGGDILDEVHSSSFEDSDATPVQFLKTDPLREAETSVLNLHKMFETAIATKNADTGGVKFESSTKMSLSLTPEKMIGSSTKLLKNSGAPTHFGFCDVDENLQIGRNKVNIDPSDEILHAEPSLVVTSDNEEVDLSIHQMAALEACEEEMLKSSEKTCMVADPEECIGFSLNDLQASTTKGSEVETYFESTALGDVMETCNMEGCMETNMIEGENSQEENQGYSGSWKKKGSDVDDNSGANSDEEVRADELVPAVPQSSEMESCDFGLQQLFAQGEITMIEAENNQEDCVSAQREVVKFFDNSDVHDDIGRDGAKDVNQASSASWKRIRSDMDDASGASSTEQVKAGEITMIEAENNQEGCVSAQREVVKFFDNSDVHDDIGRDGAKDVNQASSASWKRIRSDMDDASGASSIEQVKAGEITMIEVENNQEDCVSAQREVVKFFDNSDVHDDIGRDGAKDVNQASSASRKRIRSDMDNASGASSIEQVKAGEITMIEAENNQEDCVSAQREVVKFFDNSDVHDDIGRDGAKDVNQASSASRKRIRSDMDDASGASSIEQVKAGELVPAVPQSSMDSCNFSLQQIFAQDTASGDQDVCPKKLDSPSKATPIASGEKNIIFTPMFNESSMMHKEMEIAMIEEENNAQWEVCKFLDTSDVHVGIGLDGAKDENQAYWASRKRKMSDVDDTSGGNSNEEVKADEFVPAVPHSSEMESCDFGFPQLFAQDTASGDEDAYQKKLDSSSKGTPTASGEKSIVFTPKLQESSMMRKKMRIEMNLSQKPATRDSVGTCDMKENIKTDKKEVDSSTVSRNKFAKRLPLQDLHQN from the exons ATGGATTTCTTTGCAATGAAGAGGAAGAAGCTTCAGAGCCTTTGCAAGAAGCACGGTATTCCGGCTAATCTTAAGAATAGCGATATGGCGGAGAAACTTTCTTTGATTTACAAG GAAGAAAAGAATGAGAATCCCGGGTCACGCCGGTTACGATCTGATGTGAACAAATCAAATGTGGAAATTATAGTATTGGACTCTGACAGTGATTCTGAAGTTCAAATGGAAGCTTCAG ATACTGTTGCTGAGAAGGATTCTAATGAGAAGACCAATGTGAGCACTGAACATTTACTCGATGAGGAACCAGATCAATCTCTAACCACTTCTCCTCGAAGTGAAGTCAAATCTTCTAATCATAATATTCATCACATGGTTGATTCAG CTGCTGCAATGTGCCTTGATGCATCAACAGCTATGAAGCATACCGATGAGGTCAAGTCCAATGATCTTAATGATATCGTGTCGCACCCGTTACGATCCGATGAAGACAAATCGAATTTGGAAATTACAGAATTGGACTCTGAAAAGGATATTGATGTTCAAATGGAAGCTTCAG ATACTGTTGCTGAGAAGGATTGTAATGAGAGAACCAATGTGAGTGCTGAACATTTACTTGATGAGGAACCAAATCAATTTATAACAACTTCTCCACTAAGTGAGGTCAAGTCCAGTGATCTTAATAATCTCGAGTCGCACCTGTTACGATCCGATGAAGACAAATCAAATTTGGGAAGTACTGACAGTGGTACTGATGTTCAAATGGAAGCTTCAG ATACTGTTGCTGAGAAGGATTGTAATGAGAGAACCAATGTGAGTGCTGAACATTTACTTGATGAGGAACCAAATCAATTTATAACAACTTCTCCACTAAGTGAGGTCAAGTCCAGTGATCTTAATAATCTCGAGTCGCACCTGTTACGATCCGATGAAGACAAATCAAATTTGGGAAGTACTGACAGTGGTACTGATGTTCAAATGGAAGTTTCAG ATACTGTTGCTGAGAAGGATTGTAATGAGAGAACCAATGTGAGTGCTGAACATTTACTTGATGAGGAACCAAGTCAATTTACAACAACTTCTCCAATAAGTGAGGTCAAGTCCAGTGATCTTAATAGTTTTGGGTCCTATTCTGGATTTGGCAACTACATGATGTTGGGAGATCAGACCTCGAGTGAACGTACTGATGTTCATGAAGATACTGATCTCCATCAAGGATCAGTTGAACAATTTAACAAATCAGATGTTTATCATTGTGTAATATCCCAATCTGCTAAAACCTGCCTTGATGTGAATGTTGAGAATATTCTAGATGAGGTTCATTCGTCTAGTTTTGAAGATTCAGATGAGACTCCTGTTCAGTTTCTTGATGCTGAGAAAATGGTTGTCACAG GCACTGCTACTAGAAATGCATATACAAGCGGAGCAAAGTTTGAATCGTCACAAAAGATGAGTATAACTCCAGCTTCAAAGGAAATAGTTGGTTCATCTGCCAAGCTGCTAAATAATTCAGTGTCACCAAGAGATGTTGTATTTTGTAATTTGGAAGAAAGCGTGCAAATTGGTGCTGATAAGGAGCAAGTTGATCCTAGCCAAGAGAAAATGGTAGAGTTTTCTCCCAAGCTGTTTAATAATCCAGGGACACCAGCAAATGGTGGCATTGGACTCTGTGGTTTGGAGGAAAACTTGGAAATTGGTGTCAATAAGGAAAACATTGATCCCAATGAAGATGTTATTTATGCAGAACCCAGTGCGATGGTCATGAGCGACAATCAGGATGTTATTCAGGCTGTTTCAGAAGAACTTGGTAATAAGTTGATGGAGGAAAACTTGGAGATTGGTGTCAATAAGGAGAACATTGACTCCAATGAAGATGTTATTTATGCAGAACCTAGTGCGATGGTCATGAGCGACAATGAGGATGTTATACAGGCTGTTTCAGAAGAATTCCGTAACAGTTTGATGGAAGATGAAGTTGCGAACATGGAAGATAAATTTGATCTTCTTGGAGATGTTCATGAATCTGTTAACCCAGGTGGCACAAATAGCGCTCATGGATCAAACATAAAAACTGCTTTGAACACCTATGTGACTGGTGGAGATATTCTAGATGAGGTTCATTCATCTAGTTTTGAAGATTCAGATGCGACACCAGTTCAGTTTCCGAAAACTGATCCGTTAAGGGATGCGGAGACTAGTGATCTCAATCTTCACAAAATGTTTAAAACAG CTACTGCTATTAAAAATGCAGATACAAGTGGAGTGAAGTTTGAATCTTCAACAAAGAGGAGTTTAAGTCTTACTCCAGAGAAAATGATTGGTTCATCTACCAAGCTGCTTAATAATTCAGGGACACCAACAAATTTTGGATTTTGTGATGTGGAGGAAAACATGCAGATTGGTATCAGTAAAGAGAACATTGATCCCAATGAAGAAGTTATGCATGAAGAACCTAGTGCGTTGGTCATGAGCGACAATGAGGGTCTTATACAGGCTGTTTCAGAAGAACTTGGTAATGATTTGACGGAGGATGAAGTTGCGAACGTGGATGATAAATTTGATCTTTTTGAAGATGTTCCTGGATCTGTTAACCCAGGATCAAAGAAAAATGCTGATTTGAACACCTATGTGACTGATGGAGATATTTTAGATGAGGTTCATTCATCTAGTTTTGAAGATTCAGATGTGACACCAGTTCAGTTTCTGACAACTGATCAATTAAGGGAAGCCGAGACTAGTGATCTCGATGTTCACAAAATGTTTGAAACAG CTACTGCTACTAAGAATGCAGATGCAAGTGGAGTGAAGTTTGAATCTTCAACAAAAATGAGTTTAAATCTTACTCCAGAGAAAGTGATTGGTTCATCTACCAAGCTGCTTAATAATTCAGGGACACCAACGAATTTTGGATTTTGTGATGCGGATGAAAACTTGCAGATTGGTGCCAATAAGGAGCAAGTTGATCCTAGCCAAGAGAAAACGATGGAGTTTTCTCCGAAGCTGTTTAATAATCCTGAGACACCAACAAATGGTGGAACTGGACTCTGGTTTTTGGAGGAAAACTTGGAGATTGGTGTCAATAAGGAGAACATTGATCCCAATGAAGATGTTATGCATGAAGAACCTAGTGCGTTGGTCATGAGCGACAATGAGGATCTTATACATGCTGTTTCAGAAGAACTTGGTAACGATTTGATGGAGGATGAAGTTGCTAATGTGGATGATAAATTTGATCTTCTTGAAGATGTTCCTGGATCTGTTAACCCAGTATCAAAGAAAAATGCTGATTTGAACACCTACGTGACTGGTGGAGATATTCTAGATGAGGTTCATTCATCTAGTTTTGAAGATTCAGATGCGACACCAGTTCAGTTTCTGAAAACTGATCCGTTAAGGGAAGCGGAAACTAGTGTTCTCAATCTTCACAAAATGTTTGAAACAG CTATTGCTACTAAAAATGCAGATACAGGTGGAGTGAAGTTTGAATCTTCAACAAAAATGAGTTTAAGTCTTACTCCAGAGAAAATGATTGGTTCATCTACCAAGCTGCTTAAAAATTCAGGGGCACCAACACATTTTGGATTTTGTGACGTGGATGAAAACTTGCAGATTGGTCGCAATAAAGTGAACATTGATCCTAGTGATGAAATTCTACATGCAGAACCTAGTCTAGTGGTCACCAGTGATAACGAAGAGGTTGATCTTAGTATTCATCAAATGGCTGCTCTAG AAGCTTGTGAAGAAGAGATGCTTAAATCATCAGAAAAGACTTGTATGGTTGCTGATCCTGAGGAATGCATTGGATTTTCCCTTAATGACCTTCAAGCTTCAACTACTAAGGGCTCTGAGGTTGAAACATATTTTGAATCAACTGCACTTGGTGATGTTATGGAAACTTGTAACATGGAAGGATGCATGGAAACTAACATGATAGAGGGAGAAAACAGTCAGGAAGAAAATCAAGGTTATTCGGGGAGCTGGAAAAAGAAAGGGAGTGATGTGGATGATAATAGTGGTGCAAATTCAGATGAGGAAGTGAGAGCAGATGAGCTTGTTCCAGCGGTGCCGCAATCTAGTGAAATGGAGTCATGCGATTTTGGCCTTCAACAACTTTTTGCTCAAG GCGAGATCACCATGATTGAGGCAGAAAACAATCAGGAGGATTGCGTTTCAGCTCAGCGAGAAGTTGTCAAGTTTTTTGACAACTCCGATGTTCATGATGATATTGGCCGAGATGGAGCCAAAGATGTAAATCAAGCTTCTTCGGCAAGCTGGAAAAGGATAAGAAGTGACATGGATGATGCTAGTGGTGCAAGTTCAACTGAGCAAGTGAAAGCAG GCGAGATCACCATGATTGAGGCAGAAAACAATCAGGAGGGTTGCGTTTCAGCTCAGCGAGAAGTTGTCAAGTTTTTTGACAACTCCGATGTTCATGATGATATTGGCCGAGATGGAGCCAAAGATGTAAATCAAGCTTCTTCGGCAAGCTGGAAAAGGATAAGAAGTGACATGGATGATGCTAGTGGTGCAAGTTCAATTGAGCAAGTGAAAGCAG GCGAGATCACCATGATTGAGGTAGAAAACAATCAGGAGGATTGCGTTTCAGCTCAGCGAGAAGTTGTCAAGTTTTTTGACAACTCCGATGTTCATGATGATATTGGCCGAGATGGAGCCAAAGATGTAAATCAAGCTTCTTCGGCAAGCCGGAAAAGGATAAGAAGTGACATGGATAATGCTAGTGGTGCAAGTTCAATTGAGCAAGTGAAAGCAG GCGAGATCACCATGATTGAGGCAGAAAACAATCAGGAGGATTGCGTTTCAGCTCAGCGAGAAGTTGTCAAGTTTTTTGACAACTCCGATGTTCATGATGATATTGGCCGAGATGGAGCCAAAGATGTAAATCAAGCTTCTTCGGCAAGCCGGAAAAGGATAAGAAGTGACATGGATGATGCTAGTGGTGCAAGTTCAATTGAGCAAGTGAAAGCAGGTGAGCTTGTTCCAGCTGTGCCTCAATCTTCAATGGATTCATGCAATTTCAGCCTTCAACAAATTTTTGCTCAAG ACACTGCATCTGGAGATCAAGATGTTTGTCCAAAGAAGTTGGACTCACCATCAAAGGCTACACCAATTGCAAGTGGAGAGAAAAACATCATTTTTACTCCTATGTTCAATGAATCATctatgatgcataaagagatgGAGATTGCCATGATTGAAGAAGAAAATAATGCTCAGTGGGAAGTTTGCAAGTTTTTAGACACCTCTGATGTTCATGTTGGTATTGGTCTAGATGGAGCCAAAGATGAAAATCAAGCTTATTGGGCAAGCCGGAAAAGAAAAATGAGTGATGTGGATGATACTAGTGGTGGAAATTCAAATGAGGAAGTGAAGGCAGATGAGTTTGTTCCAGCTGTGCCGCATTCTAGTGAAATGGAGTCGTGTGATTTCGGCTTTCCACAACTTTTTGCTCAAG ATACTGCTTCTGGTGATGAAGATGCGTATCAAAAGAAATTGGACTCATCATCAAAGGGTACACCAACTGCAAGTGGAGAGAAAAGCATCGTTTTTACTCCCAAGCTCCAAGAATCATCAATGATGCGTAAAAAGATGAGGATTGAAATGAATTTGTCTCAAAAACCCGCAACAAGAGATAGTGTTGGTACTTGTGATATGAAAGAGAACATTAAAACTGACAAGAAAGAAGTCGATAGCTCGACGGTGTCAAGGAATAAGTTTGCCAAGAGGCTACCTCTTCAAGATCTTCATCAGAATTGA